The following is a genomic window from Nicotiana tabacum cultivar K326 chromosome 3, ASM71507v2, whole genome shotgun sequence.
agCCCTTAACAATaagatttttaaaaatataagatcTTGAATATGACAAATATTGAGCCTACTTAGTAACAAAAAATAGTGGATGTTCTATCTAAGCACGACAACAACCAAGATAATTGAAAGTTTAGTGTTATTATGTATCTCGTTcttttatattaattttgtatCAAAATAGTCATCTAGGTACCATATATTCTAAGACAAGTTAACtacaaagagaagaaaaattaaTGATAGATAAATTATGTAGTTAAATCATAAAATTTATCCCAAATCCTACTTAGTGACAGAATCAGctatatattataaaaaattcTATTAGCTACAAGATGAATTTACTAGCTAATTCTTGTTTTGTAAAGTTATATTATGTAGCAAAATTTCTCAGTAATAATATTAGTtcttgtttgaccaaaaaataaaaGTCCTTTTCCATCTATTTTATTTTAACATATGCATTGAGGTAATTTAGGTACTTTTGTAAATTAAATTATGATAATTAGTTTCTTATCACAAATTAATGATTACTATTTTTTTCAACAATAATTACTATTTCAAAACTTAATGCCATAGTAAATTTTAACGAATTTAACAACCAAGCTTCTAATAAAATACTTatgatttaaattttaaaaacaacaaataaatcataTGAAAAGAAAAATTGGTCTTTTTGAttaaacaaggacaaagaaaaaaaataccaCATAAAACGTGAAGTTTCCTTGTTGGAAACCAACAAAAATCTTTCCTCCTaccttttttatattcttttatgtCTTAATATATTGTATCCTTATTAGGAGAAATGTCAAACACTAAATTATAttagattttatttatttatttagaacTTCTAAATATAAGGAAAGTTTTTTGAgtttataattttatccaatgtaaactttttttttaaagggtaaaaaaggtgaacgacatttcgctaaggaccttcgtgcttttaatatagtatagatatttCACCTGAAAAAGATAGATATGTAAATAATGGCACCCCAAGtaatgtaaaaatagcacggtacagccagttttcggactggtcattcaaaaatagtcagtgtttaccaagtcaatgaaaaatagccactattttgttgcaacagagaccggtccagcataatgaactggagttcggtgcacatgtgtatgaactccaacatattatgctggaccggtatactttgctggctccagtataatatactggagactggagcaccggtgctccaaactccagtatattatgctggaccggtatacttgctggaactccagtatattatgctggagttctagtgtacttatgctagaactccatcatattatgctggagttccaacacacttatcctggaactccagtataatatgttggagttcaagtatacttatgctggaactccagcataatatactgacgtatttttcgggttttgaacagtattatcgctcagatttatctttacatgaaaagtggctaaattttgattacttttaaaattggactatttttgaacgaccagttgtaaatctgactattttttaatttaaccCAAGCAGATTGGTTAAAGGTGCCATGGTCATAGTACCTCTTGCCAGGCCCAATACTCAATATCTATCCTCATTTGCTCATATTGTAGAACCAATTTTACTTTACTGTGTTAACACTTTCcaatttacctttttttttttcttctctttttcttaatttcttttaccttcatttttgtattttctctctaTGTACAATTTCATTTTTATTAGTTATTTAGATTAAAAAAGTTTTTACTTTACTGTGTTAACACTTTCCAgtttacttttatttttcttttcttttttttttaatttcttttatcttcatttttgtattttctctctaTGTACAATTCCATTTTTATTAGTTATTTAGATTAGAAAAGTATATTTCCTTGCATTATTTTGTTCTAGAtctcaaatatttttttaaaaatatgcatttaatcatttttcttttttatttagttagtatttttattttttccttgaaaTGGCCAAATATATTCAGTTTGGTTATCATGCGTATCGAACCGAATAAAGTTAATTTAAAATAGAGCGAACCGATCAAATGCATGTATATCCAAATTCAACCTCCTTGACTACTCATTACTGTAAATTAAATGCAGTGACACCCGCAACCATCAAATCCTGGATCCACCTCTAACTTAAATACCAGTGCCGAATCATGATGGAGTGAAGTACTTGACCGATGGAGCGTACTGAAGCATTGTAAATAGGGATATTGTTACACAGATGGCCCGTCAGTTTTGTTAGGTGTTGTcctaattttcttaccatatttggttttcgTTTTTCTTGAAGGAAAGAACAACATATTTATCAtaattgagtttttcttttcctagaagaaaaatataattttttcatatttggatAGTCattttttcttgtaggaaaaagtTTGGAGTTTTATAAATTGAAGATCCGTCCTTCTCATTCAACAGCATTCACATtgtagccatatggggtttgagagtcgtgtttaggggaaaatttttacgggacaagtgttagtgtgtcacttgtgtttgctcttcgtgaggttgttctctctaTATTTTTGTACcctctttttatatagtggattgttcATCTCCGCCTGTGGACGTAGGTtaattgaccgaaccacgttatatATTTGTATCTCTTTTGGTAGATTTCTCCTTTGTTGTCGTCGCTCAAGGTTTGCTTTACTAGATTCCCCATGACACCTGAtttttcggtcctaacaagtggtatcagagcgaggtttAAGACAGGTTCATATTGGCGGGTTCAGTTCTAGTCGCAACCTATTAGATGGTAATCGTGATTTTTGTATGAGAAATTTGATCGGAGTGCTACACACGTTGAGATAAATTTTatggtggagatttggagatgcgaccTGTTAAAGGTTATGTGAtgaaggtggatcaagtttattttgtcagaaaattcaggctaagggggagaattgttaggtgttaTCCTGATTTTCTTGTTGTTACGGAATGAAAGCGGATATGAGCAAGATGGTATGTTTAAATGGGAGCAATTATAATATttggagaagcaagatgaaagacTTGTTATTCGTGAAGAAAATGCATCTACCCGTTTTTGCAGCTTATAAACCCGAGAGTATATCAGATGAAGATTGGGATTTCGAGCATCAACTAGTATGTGGACATATACGACAATGGGTTGGAGATAATATTCGCAACCATATTGTGAATGAGACACATAAGAGATCATTATGGGAAAAGTTAGAGactctttatgcttcaaaaacTGGGAACAACAAGTTGTTCCTGCTAAAGCAATTGATGACCTTTAAATACAAGGAAGACAGCCCTATCCTTGATCACATAAATGCTTTTCAGGGCGTCCTTGATCAGCTGTCTGGAATGGgagttaattttgatgatgagatacaaggaCTTTGACTTCATAATACTCTGCCTGACTCTtgggaaactcttcgtgtttctttgacaaattCAACTCCTGGAGGTAAGGTGACCATGGAATATGCCAAAAGTGGTGTATTGAACGAGGAAGTAAGGAGACAATCTCAAGGTTCGTCCTCACAAGCAGATATCTTGGTTGCAGAAGACCGGGGGCGAGATAGAACAAGAGGCTCAAGGAATAgaggtaaaagtagaagtaagtcAAGGTTCAAATACTATAATATTACATGCAACCATTATGGCAAGAAAGGACAACCTTGGAGAATTATTCTATTCTCATTGATAGAAATCTTTCaaagacttaagcacataagagtggtttttgagagagctttcattaagagagaagagagaagaaaagtatttgtttttgctgcagatttttattCGAACCAACCAACTTTAAATCATGTTTTCTGATTCGTTAACCGTTGGATCGGGCTGAAACTTTGACCGAGTGTTTTTAATATCTTCGTATTTGATTCGAACAGTGAAGATCGGATATAGAGGTCGAAGCATCTGATTTCGAGCCTCGAATAGCAGCTTTATTTTTGTGgattctcctctttcttcaattgattagttgttgcttttgttgctattgttgctccgtgtttggcacttgttgtgtagccaatttggagaacttttgtaaccctcttattgttatagtggatCTTTTTGGATCTTTATGATCCTgtggtttttaccttcgatttgaaaggttttccacgttaaaatttggtgttctttatcttctttattttcgggtttgcctCTTCCGTAACATAACaatggtatcagagcgaggttcaaGACAGGTTCATATTGGCGGGTTCAGTTCTAGTCGCAACCTATTTGACGGTAATCATGGTTTTTGTATGAGAAATTTGGGTGAAAATTTGGAGATGCGACCTGTTGAAAGTTATGTGAtgaaggtggatcaagtttattttgttagaaaattcaaGCAAAGGGGGAGAATTATTAGGTGTTGTCCtaattttcttaccataattAGTTTTCGTATctcttgaataaaatgacaacatatttatcataattgggtttttcttttcctagaagaaaagtataatttttccatatttggctagtcctttttcttatAGGAAAAGCTTTGGggttctataaattgaagatccaTCCTTCTCATTCAAcaacatccacaatgtagccatatggggtttgagagttgtgtttagggggaagaactttacgggacaaatgttagtgtgtcacttgtgtttgcctcttcgtgaggttgttctctcaatatttttgtactctctttttatatagtggattgttcATCTCCGCCCGTGGATGTAGCTTAATTGACTGAACCACGTTATATGTTTGTATCTCTTTTGGTAGATTTCTCCTTTGTTGTCGTTGTTCAAAGTTTGTTTTACTAGATTCCGCATGACACCTAATTTTTCGGTCCCAACAAGATTCACTATTCACTTTTTCTAGCcggtatatatagattatatattgattatacatgtattatacatgaattagacatatattatacatccgttgcctatttttaatttaaaaaaattaaatgggCGGCTATTTAGGTAAATTATTCTAGCAAATATTCCCATTACTTATGTTTTGGTTGACTTACACAGCACTGAATGTAAggatttatttcaatttttaagAGGAATCTGAAAAGGAAATTTTTTATTTATCCTTGCCAATAATGTCCCATTGTTTAAGTTTTGATGGACGACTAACCTATACATGGATTCTTAGGAGTTAGTACTCtacaaaattaataaagaaaCCATGTTTGCTTATGTAACTTATTTTTATTGAATCCATTATGGTTTAAATAAATTGTAGTTGTGTGTTTCACTTATTCTTTATTTATTCTACCAGAGCATTAAACTTGAGAATTCAAGAATCAAACCAACGCGATTCGTGCGACTCGTTATATGTATAACATACTTCATGCCAGGTATTTGTTAAGTATACAAATTCTTTACTTAAAGTTACGGTGTATTTAACTTGAATACTTTATATGTACATAATAGAAGAAGAGGCATTGGATTTGCCCAAAAAACAGAGCAAGAATCCAGAGTCACATTTCAAGAAGCATAGCCTTCCCTTTTTTCGTCCTCTGCCAAAAGGTTGCGTAGTTGACGTTAACTTTTCCAACTATTCCCTATTTCACATCTCCACGCCTTGTTTTCTTCATTTGCAGAAGCCTGAGCAAGAGCACCTGTCCTCGCGGCTTGAATGGTTGATATCATCAAAACTTTGATGCCCGCTGTTCTTTACTTGTCGTTTTGCCTCTCCTTTGGCTCTGTTAAAGAAGCCTGGTACTATCGCTGTATTGGCCTTGACCCTTGAGATCAATTTTCATAGAAACTTGTCTATCTCCTTTGGCTCAATAACTGCAGCTCTGTAGAAAATCACCTAGCTGCTTCTTGAAAATCTAAAAACTTCTTAACTACTATATAACAAGAAAGGAGAGATGGAGAAGAAGCCAATAAAGAATACTCCTACTAGGTTCTTGATCACGGTCAATGTCTTGGGAAGTGCTGGGCCGTTAAGATTTGTAGTGAGTGAGAATGATAAGGTTGCTGGTGTTGTTGAAATTGCCCTGAAACAATATGCTCGTGAGGGCCGACTTCCAGTTCTGGGCTTTCATGTCAATGATTTCTTCTTTTACCCAGCCAGTGCTGGACTTGATGGTACACAATATAGTATATCTtaatcttttgtttttcttttcttttttttaatcccTACCTCTATCCCACTGTGGAGGGACCAGTTGCATTTATTTGTCATACATTCTTATCTTCCACACGTTTTTTCTGAACTGATTTTTCAGCTCTAGGACCATTGGACTCGATAGGATCAGTAGGAGTGAGGAATTTCATCCTCTGTAAGAAGCAAAAACAGCCACTGATGACAGAAGGAAGGGCAAATGGGATTGCTCAGAATGGGAAAAAGGGCTGGAAGGCATGGCTGACTAAGTCATTTAGCTTCAAGATTCATTCCCATTGAATCACTTTCCTGTGTCTTTGTTAATTGTGATTTCTTCAAGCACTTGTATGTTGCGATGAGTATGATAATTACATTAATAAATGATGTAAACATGCATCAATTCCTTATTTAACTCAAATGATTATGAGAATCAACATCCATGGCTACTATTGTAATgaaacattttcttttttctcggcCGTATCTGTAGACAGAGTTGAATCCCAACTAAGTTTGGTCGCGATCTTTTATATGCACATTTTGCATGTGATTGTTGGAAACTAAGGTGAAAAACATTGACAATAACTTTATATTGCCAACAATATATTATATACACAGTTAGAACTGAAAGAAGCCGAAGAACAGGATATATCATTTAGTCAAAGCAGATTTAGAAGAAATCTGGGATGGTGGGAACTCATAGAGGTCTCCATTAACGATTTTGCTTGAGGAATAAAGTTTAAAATCTATCTTAAAGCAGAGGCTTCAAAAGAAAGCGTGAATTTGGAGCTGATGATTTATTCGAAAGGGAAAGGGAACATAATTAGATCTTAGCATCATTTAGTTAGTGGTCTTTTTAGCATCATAACAGAATCTTCAAGCTTCAATCTCTATCTGCATATATTACTTCTTTATCTGAGTGTATCAAAACCATCCCTACGTGAAATAGTTTCTGGTTGTTTAAATCTATATAAAGTTAGAGGTTCTGGATATATACTTATAGAATAttcttttcttaattttcttctttcttagGCTACGTTACTGGCACTGCTCCACCTTTTCATttgataaaagaaaaggaaaaagtagTCTCAACCCCTAAAGAAGTATTCTTTGACCACGTTTACAATATGATCGACCATTTTATATTACATTTCAAAATGCATTCCCTCTTTATTGGCGATTTAGCGATGAATGAGGCAACTGTGGAACGTATACACACAAA
Proteins encoded in this region:
- the LOC107810342 gene encoding uncharacterized protein At4g22758-like, which encodes MEKKPIKNTPTRFLITVNVLGSAGPLRFVVSENDKVAGVVEIALKQYAREGRLPVLGFHVNDFFFYPASAGLDALGPLDSIGSVGVRNFILCKKQKQPLMTEGRANGIAQNGKKGWKAWLTKSFSFKIHSH